CAGGACGTGAAGACGGAATGCCAGAAAACAAGTGTGTGCGAGGCAATCCCAGGTGTCACGAGACTTGTAGACACCAAGTCCTGTTTGTGACGGAGCTCCCGTTTCCATGGTGATTGAAGCAGGAGAATGAAACCAACCCCTACCGCTGGGCTCACAGGACAGGAAGCCGCCCCTCTCCTTGGGCCACCAGCTCCGCTCTGGCCTCCAGAAGACCAAAGGGAGAGCACATCTAGGGGTCTGTGCGCCCTGTCCTCACGCctgccccactcccactcctGTAGGGAGCAGCGCTGAGGAccccaggccctggggtgggggtggggttctgATGAGAGGGACTTCGCTGGGCTGGGTGTCATCTGTGCAACATTTATTGTACTGAAGGtgggcctccctcccaccccccaccagacCACAGCTCCAGGAAGAAAGCTCAGAAGTCAAGTGGAGAGTTCGGTggagcacagtggggaggggacagagacagCCCCGCGGCGAGGTTGTCTTGGAAAGGCAGACTCATCCCTGAAAGTGCTCCAGCCACAGCCCAGGGTTGGGGCCCAGGCTGCCCTCACCCCAAGTTCTGCCCTGCCACCCTGCTACCCTCCGCCAGCCCCAGGAATGGAGGTTCCGCCATTCCCAATGGCCCAGAGGGTCCAGGGTCTACTCAGcagtttttgaaaatgaagacGGTTTTTCTCCTACTTGACACATTCTGTTCTCTGGTCCGGGCAAAGCTCTGGCCCAGAGACCTGGCGAGGTCACAGAGGTGGTCCCAGCTGGCCGGGAGACCGCCCACAGCCTCGGTCCATTGTTGGGTCCCTTCCGCCAGGATCCGGGGCCGCCGCCACCCTGAGGCTTTAGTGAAACAGTCCACGGCCTCCGCTACTGGTTGATCTCGTACTTCAGGTACCTGATCAGGCGGCCGGGGAGCGGCAGGTCGTCCAGCAGCTTTATCCGGTGTTTCCCCACCGCCTTCCGCACGCGCAGCCGGCACAGGTGAGCCAGGGGTCTGGGAAGCTCTGGGccgaggagagaaaagagaaatgctgACGTCAGCAACCCGCAAGGAATTTGCATCTGTGACCGCTGGCAGGTAGGAGACACCGGGTCAATGTGACTGGAGAAGAGGCAGGTGCTAGAAGGGAACCTCGGTGGCTCAAGGGGTTAAGTGTGCGActtccccccccccatccccacaaagattatttatttatttatcaggggcAGGGGGGGCAACATGAGCAGAGGATAGCagaagagtcagagggaaaagaagaagctccctgtggagcagggagcccaattcaggacctgatcccaggaccccgagatcaggacctgagccgaaggcagatgcttaatgactgagccacccaggcactccacgtggctgacccttgatctcagctcaggtctcgatctcaggatcgtgagttcaagatccacgctgggctccacgctgagcatgtaGCGTATTTAAAAACCAGAGGCAGTGCTCTATAACCCCAGCTCCTGCCGACTCAAAAGATCTGGCAAAGGAGCTTCCCTCTTGTCGCTCCTCATTGATCTGTGTAGCCCAAGGAAGTATATGAGGCAGGTATAAACCCACTTCACAGGTAAGGACGTAGCAAGGACCGCACCTAGAACCCGAGCTGCCATCCCTCTCGCCCTGTGCTCCTTCCTCTATATACACAGCCCGGACCCCCAACACAGCCTTAGCCATCCCGTGAATGGTCACCCGGCAGCAAGCCCCTGACTCCAGAGGCCGGCTTCCCCGACCAGTGCCGCTCCCAGTGTGTGGTCTGTGGGCCAGCAGCAGGGCAGTATCTGGGAGCATGCTGAAATGCCCTCTCAGGCCCTGCCCCAAGCCTGCTGAGTCAagagtctgtatttttaacaaaatgccCAGAGCTTTGTACGCACTTTGTAGTTTCAACTGTCCAAGACCACCATCTCTCCTCTACCCCGCCACACTACCTCTCAGTCACCCACAAACATGGGCAACATACTCCAAAAGTCCCCATAACCCTCAGCAAGCTGGAACCAGTTAAAACATCCTGGAAAGATTTGGCGAAGAGACTCAGGTGGCCAAACCTAGGTCTgaatccctgctctgccactaACTAGCCATGAGACCTTGGCTCAGGCGACATCACCTCTCAGAGGGTCCATCTTTTCCTTTATAGGAGAGAGTCACAGAGACACCGAATGCGACATGTGGCACAGAGCTCTGCCCCCAGTAGGTGCTCATCAAATGTTAGTAGCAGTCCCATGCCCCGAGGCCTGGGCCTGAATCAGACAGGGTGGCCGGCCAGTAGCTGCTGCAACAGCCCCTACCTGCCTTCTCCTTGATGACGGCCCAGTCCTCGAAGCTCTCGATGTGTTCCTTCAGCCGTGAGCAGAGCTGCACGTTGCCTACATAATCCAGGAGGATGTCGATGATGGGCCCTGCCCAGCGGCTCACCTCTGGGGCAGACAGGATCTCACAGAACTGAAACAGATCACGCATTGGGGCTCAGGCTCCCAAGACCAGAGGCGGTGCATCGGCGAGAATGTTTGTCAGGGAAGCCAcggctggggagggcagggcagggatcGAAGGATGGACCCTGGGCGCACTCCTGGCATGATCTATTTCAACAGATCCCCTCCCCCCTCATCAACACAGCCTTTGCTCCCCAAAGTGGGAGCGGGGGGCAGCCTGGCCATCACCAGCCTCAACTTCCTGATCTAGAAAATGGGAATATGACAactggaggctttttttttttttttaatgagaattaaGGTAATATATGAATAAAACCTTCTTGGCATACAGCAGGTGGCCGTAAATGATTCCCATTAGTCATTAGAGTTGTCACTTGTAAAGCCCAAACCGCGGTCAGGTCCCGCCTCTGGGCCACCCTGCCCTTCATCTTACCTTAGCTTCCCATCCCTCCCCATCCTGATCATGCAACATCATATTCCAGGTTTGCTGCCAGCGACGGACCCCTCAGTTTTACACACTCCCCAGCAATCCCCTGCTCCCTTGTCGTTCCTTACACTCCCCAAGAAcgaggagcaaaaaaaaaaaaaaaaaaagatgtaacgGTTCCTGTGAACCGAGTTCTGCAGCCTCAGAGGCAGGCTCGCCGCGGACTTCCACTGCCTCCAGAGTGCGCCCCCTACGATGCCACTCGGCCGCCCGGGAAGGGGCGGGCATCCACCACCGGTCCACACCCGTGCGCCCTGGGCGCGCGAACCGGCCCGCCCGCCAGGCGCGCCCCCGCCCACCTGgaccacgttgggctccttgtcGCTGGCGGACGTGTAGCTGAACCGGCTGGAGCGCGACGGGGCGGGCGGGTGCGGGCCGTTGCCGTACTGGCACGAGAAGCAGGGCTCGCCGTCGCAGCCGAGGTCCATGAGGAACTTGAGCAGCGACAGGTACTTCATGGCGAACATGATGGTGGCGGGGAAGGCGGTGGGGTGCGTGGCGATGTAGGCGTTGATGTTGGCGCCGTGGTCCAACAGCAGCTTCATGGTGCGCAGGCAGCCCTGGCGGATGGCCACGAGCAGGGGGCTGATGAGGTCGCTGTTGGGGTCGGCGccggccagcagcagcagctcggTGGCGTACACGTTGTTGTTGACCACCGCGAAGTAGAGCGCGGAGCTGCGGCGGTCCTCGTAGAGGCGCGCGCGCTCGGGCGCCAGCGGCGCGTTCACGTCGAAGCGCGCGCCCAGCAGCGCCTCGAGCACCCCGTCGTGGTTGCGCTCGGCGGCCAGGTGCAGCGGGCTGATGCCGCTACGGCGCACGCGCGTGCGGCTGGTCACGGGCAGCAGCATCTGCACGATCCTGCGGGCGGGGCAGGCAAGCGAGGGTCAGGGGGCGGCCCCGCCGGCAGAGGGCGCTGAGGGCCCCGGGCCACGGCCGCTCAGGACTGCCGTGTGGGGTGGCACGGGCCCACCAGCAGGGGTCGCGGGGGAGCCAGCCTGCTCACCATGACCCCTTTGGGGAGGATGGGTCGCTGctatcccccattttacagatcaggaaaactgaggctcggagagcTTCAACCACCTTTCCAAAGTTACACAGTGAGTAAGGGATGGAGCTGGTCTTCAGACCCAGAACCCGTGGCCATCCAAGTCCTAATTCCTCAAAACCTCGGCCCGACAGGACTGTGGTTTCAAGACATCCTTGCAGACTTATATCAGGCTAAGGAGTGTTCCCCATTCCCAGCTCAGTGATCTGAGGGAATTGACTGGAAAGCCCCCAAACCTAACTCAGGAGGCAGTGGAACCCGGCTGATGTTTAGAGCCAGAAGTTTGGCACTTGCCCTGCCTAGGTGAggtaggggttgggggggggcagtgaaAGTTGTATCTGAGAGCTCAGGATATGCCAGGAGACATCTAAAGGATTTACAAACACATTTTGGTTTAACCTTTTCAACAACCCATCAAGTTATGTCTTgccatccccattttgcagatgagaaagatcaaggctcagagaggtggagggaCTTGTCTAGGCCGTGTATcaggagaggcaaaccaagaaatgtACCCTGATCCTGCCCCAGAACTGAGCTGTTTTACATCTCTATGGAGCAGCCAAGTCCTGGGGGATAGGAGGGGACGAAGGTATCCGGCCCCAGCCACTCCTGCTCTAGGCCCCTGTCAGCCCTTGGTGACCACGagtccccctgcctctcctgtgAGTCTCACTGCCTCTTTTTCTGAAGGCTGACTCGAGCCTCCCCCAGGCCCTCTGCCTtgcctgaggcctggagagggttGATCAGCCTCTGCAGAGGCTGGAGGTCCTGGGAACCCTGGATCTGGTCTCTCCTGCTGAATCAGGCACTGCTCTCGGGACTTAATCTCCATCCATCTATTATATCCTCCCAGTAGCCCTAGGACTTGTACTGTCTgcttttccagatgagaaaacatgAAGTCCAGAGACGGTATGCAACTTGCGCGAGCACACACAGGCGGTAAGTGATGGGGCCAGGGTTTGAACCTCGGGAGACTGATGGCCCAGGCCACGCTCTCGGTCATTGCCCTGTGTCTTGCGTAGCAGGCAGGGTTTTGCATGACAACCCCATTTTACCTTCACCGCAGCCCTGTGGGGTAGCTTGAGTAGCTCTGTGGCCTTCCTTTTAACAGACCTAACTCAGAGAGAGGCAGCAACTCATCAAAGGTCGTAAGCAATTTGGGGGGCTCATTTCCAGGGGCTCTTGACCCCTTGTCTTTGCTCTCTTCTCCTAGACCCCTCCCACGAGCAAGAAGGAGCTCCTGCCACCAACATGATTCCAGACCCTAATCCTTCCAGTCCTTGCTGGTGGGTGACTTCGCGGCCCCATGTAGGCTCCAAGGAGGTGGCCACGGTGGGGCAAGCAGGTGCCACCAGGCCTGTTCCCATGCCTCTCTGGCATGCTGGCTTTACGACTTCCTGGAAATCTCATGCCAGTGGCCTCCTGCTAGGATCTCAGTGGAAAGTCTTATTATTGTTAGTGACGCTCTGTTTGCCTAAAAATCTGCCTCTGAAACCTCAAAAGGAAATTCACACACCCAGGGGGGCTAATTGCCTCCTAATTTCTATTTGTGTAGGCATAGGAGGCCTGACCTTACTCCGTAGAGGTGCTGGTCAAAGGCAGGGCTGTGGCCTCGCCCTGGACCACAGCCATCGCCAACAAATGCTCCCTAACAGCCGTGGCAGGCCTGAGCTCGGGAAGAAACAGCAAGAGCGACTGCCCAGGGGCTGCCGGCCAGATGGGGGTGGTAGCCCTGGCAGGTCACAGCTGGCCTCCAGCGACCCGCTGCCCAACCAGGGGAAAGTGGCCGGAATGTGAGAACATGGCTGGAAGCCGCCTACGATCCGGGAATCCGGGAATCGTCCTGTTACTAACGCGGGAAAATCATCTCATTTGTGTGCCTCTGTGGACTCTGCCAATCTGAAAGCAAATGCGCCCTGTGGGACAGGCCTCCCATTTTATGggacaggaaactgaggcctgggcaCGGGGTGGAGAAGAGAGTGAGGTCGGATTGGAGGTGGATGGCAAAGCCAGAGCAGGGTGTAGGCGTCTGGAAGGCCCAGGGCTAGGCCTTTCCGTGCTGCCCCACTCAGGACCCCATGAGAAGGGctggagccttcctcctcctcccacaggcAGGTCTTGGACCCACGGGGCTCAAAGTGTACCTCATGAAGAGGAACAAAGGTGCCCACTGCCCAGTAGAACCTTTGGTGTTTGGGAgaccaggttccctgctcccccttctcccttccccagtgcTAGGGTCACACCTACCACCCCAAGCCCCATAGCAGACCCAGCTCAGGGCTGTTCCAGAGAGGCCCTCCCCAAACAAGGGAGAAGGGGGTTGCAAAAGTAATGTAAATTagaagtaaaagagaaaggataGTTAAAAGCGAGGGcatcaggggcgtctgggtggctcagtgggttgggccgctgccttcggctcaggtcatggtctcggggtcctgggatcgagtcccacatcgggctctctgctcagcggggagcctgcttctctctctctctgccagcctctctacctacctgtgatctctctctgtcaaataaataaataaaatattaaaaaaaaaaaaaaaaagcgagggCATCAGATGTGAGGCCCTAAAGGCCAGTCTTTGTTATGTGTCAGCCACAAAATAGACCCTAAGATCCTGATTCTCTACAGGCTCAAACGGTGAAATCATCTGGGCACCTTCTAGAAACTCCTAAGTCCCCTGGCCCAGCCCAGACTGCCTGGACATCCGGGACTTTAGAGCCCTCCAGAGCCAGCGTGTAGCCAAGGCTGAGAACCCCGGTCTTGGTGCTCTCCTAAACTCAGGTTAAAGGATTCGTGAGCCATCTGGTCTAATGCAACACCAACCATTTCTTAACAAGTCCACGTTAGGTGTTGAGTTTTAATCTCATCAGGTGTCTTTGCTAAACTGGAAGTGAAGACGAGGTAAAGCGTGCTTTGTCCtgtgggctcctttctcagccaTGCCCGAATGTCACACCCTCTGGTTAAAGGTAATGTAGAGATGGCACCCTCTGGCGAACACAGAGTGCTGCTTTCCATGCTGGGTAGATGTGCCTGGAGTTTTGGCCGGTGGCCATGCATGGAATGCCTATAGGAAGTCCCATCAAATCTCCCAGCAGCCTGTGGGAGGTCGGCGTGGAGAGGGCCATTAGTGCCCCATGCCTGGGGAGTGAGGGGCCCAGGGCTTGCCTGGCCATGGGCCCTGCCAGGTGGCAGAAGCTGCTGGGAACCCAGCTTTAATCCTCTGTTGGGCAGCCCTCAAGAGTGGTCTGGCCCCTCTCAGTCTtggagagcagagggaaatggggcctgggaatgggggagggggggaggaccAGGGAAATCGCTTTGAGAGTCATGAGTCCAAAGCAGATTTGGGAGAACACAAGCTGTTCACATAGATGGTTCCGGAGGGGACTGGCCTTGCTCCCTGGTCATCCTTAGGCACAGCCAGTTCTCCTTCCACTGCCCCTCCAGCTGGGGTCAGACTGCCAACATCGGGGTCCATTTGAGGCATCCGGGGCTGATGGAAGGATGCCAAGAGACAGTGCCAGCCAGCTCAGCCACTCTGTGGCAAGCTgcttcccatttctctctgcAAAATCAGGCCTGGTATTAGATCAGTGATTCTTCCAAGGGTGTGATGGGCCATATCTGGTTGGCTCGGGAGATTTTCAAAAGTAGAGGCTTAGATGTCCTCCCCCAGAATGTTCTGGATGTTCTGGTTTAGTGGTTCTGGGATGTGTCATTTAACAAATAGCCCGGAGAGACAGCGCCGTGCCGTGCCGGGAGGTGTGGAGAGCCAGGGCGTCTGGAGACTTCCAAGTGCTGTCTCCTTCATTCTTCGGGTCTGTCCCTCTGGGTCACATCTGAGATAAAACTTGTTTGTTGACTGAGGTTGGTTCTTTCTGGGGCTGAAGAGAAAGCATCCATCTCGCCCGTCGCCACTGCCTGGCTTGGTGCTTTCTTCCTTCTACCCGCTGAACTGAAAAATGACGGAACGTGCTCTTCCCACCTAAGAGAGTGTGAATGCCGACCTGCGGGGTACCCGTGCCCCGCACTCCGTGGCGTGCTTTACTTCCGTTCTGTAGCTGGTAGATGTAGATGATGCTGGTGTttaatgagcacttactatgtgcaaaGCACGCTGTGTGACAGGGGCTCTCTCTTTGAATCCACAAATAATAAGGTGGTGTCTATCTACCTTATTAGTCCTAACAACAACACCATAAAGCAGGTGTAACtgtcccccattttacagaagaggaaactgaggctcagaaggatTAAGCAACATGACCAAAAGCTTTAGCAGGAAGGCAAACCCAAGTCTGTGTGCCTTGCACCCCGTTCTGGGGTTCAGAGGAGGCGGGGTCTCCTCCACGTATATatcgtggggggtggggggcatcttTGATTGGCCATATGAGCAGACAGCCTGCAGAGTAgagcctggggctctgggggTCTGTCTCATTGTCTCCATTTCGCTCCCCCTGGATGCCACTCTCATccacatttccttctgcttttgcaAACACAGCCAACACCCCCCAACGTGCACAACgtgttcttccctcttctctctgcccaaTGGCAGGCGGTGTTGCCCAAAGTGTGTCCTCCGGGGTGCACTCGATGGAGTTTTATGTGAAATGTGTTCTTTATTCATTGCAAATTGGCAATTTCAGCGATTTAATAGTGTGATGAATGTTTCCTTTTGAAAACAAGTTCATTTTAAGCAAACAGGTCTTCAAAAGAAAATCTACTCCACAGTCAGAGTACAGGTGCCTACAATCAGGAAGGCGGTCTGTGAATGGTCCAAGTTTGGAAAACACGGGTCCGGTGGGTATCACGGAACCCCGTCGTCCTTCAAGAGCGGCTGGGGGTTCTGCCTGCTTGGGGAGTCTTCCCTGAGCCCACCAGCCAGCGGTGGTGCTGAGGCACGTTTAACCACCGGCTTCTTGGGGGCACAGGGGGCCCTGAAATTTGCATTCACCCATTTCCGTGGTGTACATTTCAGGCTGCCCTTGTGAAGAATCACCCCCCGTGAGCTGGTACGAGCTAATTGTAGGGCACCCTTGCGTCCAGCCCAGGCTGGTCTCTCTTCTCCAGGACTGCCGTGGAGCTCAGCCTTCATGCTCTTTTATTGTTATGcatttgtgtgtgcgtgtgtgcgtgtgtgcgtgtgtgtgtgtgtgtgtgtgtgccctgcCCACCAGATCCCTCCTCAAGAACCTAGGCTTTTCTTGTCTTGCTCAAAGTGCCCAGCACATAACAAGCGCTCAGGAAAGGCTAGTTATTATCCTGGGCACTCTTTGTGGTCCTGTTTCGCTGGTACTACTCTATTCTTCTGCGCATCCTCTGAAGGCTTCCTAATTGCCTGAGAGGTTATCTTTGCATCCCCAACAGAAATAGCCAGACTCCTATCCTGTCCCTGTAGATGGGACATTTGTTGCAGCTGGGCTCTGACCATCTACTACgagatgtgtgaccttgggcaagtcactcaacctctctgtgctaaGCTTCCTCACTTGAGGAAATGAAGATAATTGTATCTACCTCCAGAGATTTGGTAAAAGGCTTGTTAACCACAGAACCATCAGGAGGGGGAAGTAAGTTGATAACGGAACGGGCTCTAGTTCGCCAACCGCAGGATGTCCTCCTCCTCTCTACCTGGAAGGTCCCCTCCACCCCGAGCCCTCCTGGGCATCCCGAGTCCCACAGGTGGGACGCTTGAGCCCCCGCCCCAGCAGTGGGGAGCCACGGAGCAGGGCGGGCAGGGCCCGCGCTGACCTGTAGTTGCCCTTCTTGGAGGCGATGTGCAGCGGGAGCATGCCGTCTTTGTTGGCCTTGTTGGCGTCCGCGCCTTGCGAGAGCAGAAACTCCACCACATCCTCGTGCTCATTCTTGCAAGCCTCGTAGAGGGCTGACGCGTTGTCACTGGCCTGCGTATTGATGTCGGCGCCTGGCCAAGGAGAAGCAGATTGAAGCATGAGCTGGGCGGTCACCGCTATACACTGTGCCAACCACCGTGACACAGTGGGTCACTTAACAACGCCTGTCTGCAACAGTGAGACCCCGGGGGGGCCTCTTAGAATCGAAAAGCTGCCTTGATGATGC
This Mustela nigripes isolate SB6536 chromosome 13, MUSNIG.SB6536, whole genome shotgun sequence DNA region includes the following protein-coding sequences:
- the ASB2 gene encoding ankyrin repeat and SOCS box protein 2; protein product: MATEISARGRQRAIGHEEYSLYSSLSEDELVQMAIEQSLADKTRGPTTAEATASTRINRQPAHFYPWTRSTVPPENPPASAPKGLFQGVMQKYRNSQLAPVDPVLKAIKEGDEEALKAMIKAGKNLAEPNKEGWLPLHEAAYYGQLRCLKALQQAYPAVIDQRTLQEETALYLATCRGHLDCLQSLLQAGAEPDISNKARETPLYKACERKNVEAVRVLVEYHADTNHRCNRGWTALHESVSRNDLEVMEILVSRGAKVESKNAYGITPLFVAAQSGQLEALRFLAKYGADINTQASDNASALYEACKNEHEDVVEFLLSQGADANKANKDGMLPLHIASKKGNYRIVQMLLPVTSRTRVRRSGISPLHLAAERNHDGVLEALLGARFDVNAPLAPERARLYEDRRSSALYFAVVNNNVYATELLLLAGADPNSDLISPLLVAIRQGCLRTMKLLLDHGANINAYIATHPTAFPATIMFAMKYLSLLKFLMDLGCDGEPCFSCQYGNGPHPPAPSRSSRFSYTSASDKEPNVVQFCEILSAPEVSRWAGPIIDILLDYVGNVQLCSRLKEHIESFEDWAVIKEKAELPRPLAHLCRLRVRKAVGKHRIKLLDDLPLPGRLIRYLKYEINQ